From Flavobacterium lipolyticum, one genomic window encodes:
- a CDS encoding response regulator transcription factor produces the protein MENNNKRILLVEDDLNFGAVLKDYLMLNDFEVTLAKNGMEGFEKFKKDVYDLCILDVMMPYKDGYTLAKEIREKNSEVPIIFLTAKSMKEDVLKGYKAGADDYLNKPFDSEVLLMKIKAIIQRKSADTKAEQVQFEFNIGKFHLNSKLRFLTFQDEEPIKLSPKENELLKMLILHENDLMPRELALTKIWRDDNYFTSRSMDVYIAKLRKYLKADEDVEILNIHGEGFRLVVKSKVTE, from the coding sequence ATGGAAAATAATAACAAAAGAATACTTTTAGTAGAAGATGACCTTAATTTTGGGGCAGTTCTTAAAGATTATCTAATGTTAAATGACTTTGAAGTTACTTTAGCTAAAAACGGTATGGAAGGTTTCGAAAAATTCAAGAAGGATGTATATGATTTGTGTATTCTTGATGTGATGATGCCTTATAAAGATGGTTATACTTTAGCCAAGGAGATTAGAGAAAAGAACAGCGAAGTGCCGATTATCTTCTTAACAGCTAAGTCTATGAAAGAAGATGTATTGAAAGGGTACAAAGCCGGTGCTGATGATTATTTGAATAAGCCTTTTGATTCAGAAGTTTTATTGATGAAAATTAAAGCGATCATTCAAAGAAAATCGGCTGATACAAAAGCAGAACAGGTACAGTTCGAATTCAATATTGGTAAATTTCATTTAAATTCAAAACTAAGATTCCTGACTTTCCAGGATGAAGAGCCAATTAAATTGTCTCCAAAAGAGAACGAATTGCTTAAAATGTTGATTCTTCATGAAAATGACTTAATGCCAAGAGAATTAGCTTTGACTAAAATCTGGAGAGACGATAACTATTTTACATCCAGAAGTATGGACGTTTACATCGCCAAACTTAGAAAATACCTAAAAGCTGACGAAGATGTTGAAATTCTAAACATTCACGGTGAAGGTTTCAGACTAGTTGTTAAAAGCAAAGTTACAGAGTAA